TGTCTCCAATATGTTGtacattttttagtttattactcAAAGACTGTGGGTATGACCTTGTAGTTATTGAATTTGGGATGATGAGACTGTAATTTAAGTtggataaaatgtaaattgttactGCACCACAAATTGTAAAATAAGAAATGATAAAAATGACCCAGATCCATTTGCAGTAAtgattttgtaaaacaaataattgacTAGGGTAgtagtgataataataagagtattgttagttttaaaattaaacatgctTACCCTTTattaactaaaaagtaaaaataggtaaaaaaaaattatacctccTATAAATATTACCATTTGTTTCTTTTATGATAAAGCTGATGTTgggtagtatataaaaatagtgCCATTATTTCCTGAATGATATCTGTTGAAAAGGATAGCCCTAATTACAAAATTGTCAATATAGTTtcgtttaaaaaacaaacaacaagtaagtaagtaaattgtCTTTATTTTAATGATGTTAAAATTCATAAGAtccttattataaaaaatatttttttaagtaaatgcaCATTAATTAACTTACAATAGGGATGTATCTTTTAAGtcaaacattatatactaagtacatataaactattttgttttattcttctacatAATATCATCTAATAGAACTAATTCAACTTAGGGGATCAAATATAGCAGCACTAAATGTGACAAGTTTagtcttctcatttctgataaataagtaaaatgggGAATCTGCATAGAATTGTTCAGCGGTTCTAGCCAAGAATGCGCCCGTCGCTGCAGCAGCTTCAGTGCCGTATtctgtgaaaattaaaaaaaaaaactatgtaggGTAAGCATACCTATTACCGCCActctcataattaaaaaatattaccccTCTTTATTAATACAAGGCGATTATTAGTAAAATTAAGAAAGTTAATATGTTTTGCGTCATTTCATCATGGTAAACTGGTAAATAGGCCAAATAAATGGATGAATAACACTTATTTTCGAGCTCCAACTTGGTGCtaagtaatttaaaaccgtAAAACCTAATTATTTGTAGCCCTACCTAGGAACCATTTAGTTATCCTTTGATAAAAGGTATCCCATGTCCTCGAAGATTAAAGTTATTATCTAATTCCACATGATTTTAATGGATCAGCAATTAAACGGTGCTTtgacaacaaataaacaaacttaagcACATTTTAATGCATGGAGTATTGTGATTGAACTAcctaaattatgaatttttctTAATCCTATTAGGTATTTTTAGATCTATGGGTACTCACcattaatagttatttttacatCGTGTATAATTTTATCTACGTGGACTCCTGGGTTTGGTAGAGCGTCAATAATCTctcttaaatttttactttctaACGTTTCGTCGTTATTTATTCTTGTAATTAATTCATCCTCAGTTTTGTTTaccattttattttctatcatcAACGCAAAGTTTGCTTGTTCTGGGACGAAAATAGACTGTATACCCAACGATTTAAATGCATCCActaaattttcattgtattgTAGGTCCATCTTGGGTAGTCGGATAATGCAAACCTGGCTAGTAAGTCTACTAATTACATTATCAATTGTTGTGTAGTTTAATCGTTTAAGTAGCTCTACGAGGCTTAAGTTATCTGGTTTGCGAGGTTTAATAACATACATGACCGTAGAACTGTCATTGTAAGGTAGCGCAATCATTTGAAGTTCTGtaaataaaagcaaattatccatAATCTATATTTTCTTACCTGTTGttaatatgtaaacaatattttcattacatatggtttaaaaagtatatttttatactaatttattattttataaagagaaattcttatttttatctattgtaacaattaattattttactttgtcaAGGTACTGGAAGtatcaaaagtaataaaagtaatGTTTATTGAATAGGAAGATTGTTGTCGCTTTGGCGCTGAAGGTTGTGTTAAACGTACCTATGAGCGTCcaagaaactaaaattttaatctttagACGCATAAGTCACATTTGGTGCttcaaaattcatctatttaAGTAAAGCCAGtccagttttaaaaatagaggCCAAAGGTCAAACGTTACTGAATATTAATCTAGTCGCACGGCAATGTCAAAGCAAAATCTGGAAAGCTTCATTTACTCAAATAGCTTTTTACAAGTAACTACTttaagtacttatatatatatattttagtaacttatataagcgtagcttgtgttatgggcactaagatgactgttgaatatttctatgaacaataagtatacataaatacttgtaatatacatataaacacccagacactgaaaaacattcatgttcaaaacacaaacattttccagttgtgggaatcgaacccactgcgcCGAACggctgtcaaaataaaatataacgtaaTAACTACTACTAAGTATAAGTAATTATCTACTTTAAGTATATGAATTAATACTTGTATACTTAAAGTAGTTTTACGTATCAAAATATAAACGTACCGTCTTCCACagagtaaatataattaaactttccgTAGTTCAGCATGAGGTCCGCTGTAATCTCTTCCTTAGGTTTTTTGAACGGCAATctgaaataattacaatatgttATACAAAGATACAAaaccataaataaaattgaagtttagttatatttatttgcacgTTTTCACGaccaattacattttttttgtaatttttgatgATTTTCATATAGTCTtccatttatttatcatcacgacatgaatataataaaaaagccaAGGctcgtttttatttcaaaactatacttaatattaattatacaagaTTGAAACTAATTGTAATGTTTTTGGTTGCCATTAATAGCATCGTTATTTTTTAGACGTGATTTAAAGTAACCCTGTAAAATTGTGGAATTTGtgttaaaagtacctacttaaaaacgCGATCAGGTGTCAATTTATTCTATACTTGCCTTTTttgaaaaaatgtgttttaaaacatgGAAAGGATTTTTTTCCTGGTATAACTTGGTCTTTAGCCTAGTACCAGGTTGTCGTTGAGTTTTGGGACACCCTGTAAAGTTTTTTGGCTGTATACGTGTATATAGCAGTTCGGTTATGGCTATTTCTTATCGGAGGTTAGCACGGCACACCTAATCTAACCTCTCGTCTGAGAGTCCTCCAGATCGGAAAAAAGCGTTGAGCTGCCATTACCCTTTTGGAAATTTACTAGATTATTGGCTAATTTCCAGAAAGGATGTAAGAGCAAGAAACAAAAGGGGTAGTATTCAGACAGGATATTTGCCCTAAAAATATCATGATATCAGGCTAAAATCttattaaaactgaaataagGTAACTATTTAGTCTATGCCAAATCAGGACCTTTCTAATAGtgaaagaagtaataaaatcggttcagttcTAGCAGTAGGTAGTTGCTcacattatgtatttatataacaaaggtttcctctttataatattagtatagtttatatataattatatatgtcaTTCAATTTGCAAATTAACGATTAATTATGTTGGCACTGGGGACTTAAAAACAGAGGTGTGGTAGTTCGACCTCTGCTTAAGGTGATCAACGCATCATTAGATTATGTCGTAGGCAATAATCAATATATTATCttgaatacataaaaaaaaaatatatgaaataaaatatatatttatatgtatgtagtttattatatttatatgtatgaacactatatattttatataataattatatgtttagtattagaatttataccatgtatgtagtttagtttgcaatatttttatgtaggtagaaatttttattgccgcaccaacccgttccttctaataactactatcgccaaaggttgtctgggagagatcgctttagcgataagaccgcctttgcacacctaaactagttttttttttttttttttttttttaattatttctgtaaatgtgtttatttgtattttgtttttgtgtgtgcaataaagaatttattattattataaataaacgaaataaatatcgTAATATCTATTGAATAACACTGAAGTGGTTGACTGCGAATCCGAAAtaactaatatattaattgtgTCAGTctctggaattccctacctgatgtcaggcaaaatccttgcctctttttaaaagtcatttgaaaaactattttttatgtatgtagtttattataattatatgtatgaacaatatatattatatataataattatatgtgtagtattagaatttataccacgtatgtagtttagtttgcaatatttttatgtaggtagaaatttttattgccgcaccaacccgttccttacaaaaactactatcgctaaaggttgtctgggagagatcgctttagcgataagaccgcctttgcacacctaaactagttttttattatttcttatttgtaaatgtgttaataaagaatttaataataatattataccgtGTGGACGTGGTGAAGGTAGATCAGTATACACTTGACACCAACGCTCATCTTACCGCGGGTGTTGTAAGAgacgacttagggaatataacagagaacagcCAGAAGCGACCATCTACTTCAaataccaacccgtctgcccaactCGGTGAATTTGTTATAGGCTAATGTTGATAATGATTATATTGGTGTTTTGCCGGTTTTTTCATCTGTTCTAATGTTTGGAACGATCGTACCGATTTTGGGGAACTTTCCCAATCAATGTTACCTACCATtgtaaacgacaaggctgcttggaagcaggccactccgctctcatgtctcacaaaacagaaaaaatctaaagattgttaaactttaaaatgatgttggaaaagagcaatctgctgagtttcttgccggatcttctcagtggaatctgctttccgaaccggtggtagagtcactacaaacagacttgacgtttcataagtgcttattaattagccctacttgaaataaatgcattttgaattttataaccaTCTACCTGCTTGGTCACATATTTTGCCCTACAGAAATTGGTAAAAAGGAAGAAGTCTTAAAAAGTAATAGATAATCAATCTTTAAGGTTAATCACTTACTTCATAGTATACTCGGGTACGAATGGATGTTCCCATTGACCACTAAAGTACATTGCACTCAGCAAAACGGCCTTGGTGTTACCTGGAAGTGACTCCTTCAAAAAGTCAGCTATTTTTCCGTTTGTTTGATTACTCGCCCATCTGAAAAAAGTTTAACATGTCCGTTTTCATTTCCATATAGGTACACTAAAGTATGAGACTTCCTTAACATGACTAGCTACTTCTGTTTCCGAATTTACAAGTGCCGTGTTTAGTCATGACTCATTATGCAGGCTGATGAAGGTCGTTTGCAACCAAACATTTATAGCCGGGTCCTGATATGAGCTTGCCAGATCGGTATCGCTGTAATATGTGTACGGGTAATTAGAAAGTTCTTGACGCTCTGATACTATACGCGGTATACGGCCAGTTACAGGTAGGTTTTCTGCCCGTTCAGCAAAGAAGATATTGCACGGAAATGTGTGTGAGGACGTCCACAATGtgatagatataataaataaaacgattggGCAAATGATACGTATCTAGACCCGGCTTTTAATGCACACATCACGGCATCAATATAATTCAACTATGAGTTATGCTATACACACAGTAAAGAATAGGTATATGCTCTTGTTCCTTAATAAGGAAAGCTGCGCACTATAAATCCTTATCTCTCCTATGTTTATTGTttaggaatatatatatatatatatatatatatatatatatatatatatatatataaataggaaATTGCTAAATTCGTGCGAAAGGATATacgatgaaaattaagcttatcttGCTATGCTCCGTGAAAAGCAGTAAAATCtgtacagtgtaatttataattaattcttcAATCTCTATACCCGacacgaaacagatcttcggcaatgtactctttacgcacgtttcgctctgacatcctcaggagatgttaactttataatgaattgataagaaattgaataatttgtaaAGTCGACATATTCTGAGAACGTTGCTTGAGCGAAACGTAGAGAGAATATAAAgatggaagaaattataaataacaccgcaCACATTCTCCTGGTTTTCACGGAGCgtagcaaagtaagcttaattttcattgtttagAATTCATTGGTTTTTGGATATTCACGGTAACAGTTACATTACCAGGTCAAACCGAATtcctttataatgtttttaataggCTTTTGGTGTGTCGATACCACCTTTGAAAAGTGCGAGTTTTACTGACGGGTCAAGGCTCCGAAACGTGGTTgctataggcagtggcgtgcatagagagtatgcacagggtatgcagatgatataatatgaaaaaaatctccaggcAAAGTTATGAAAAACGTAAGAATAgcctttgtaagagttataaaaagcctacccttaagtttttataactagtactggacattttcttcattttttatcttctgcataccctgtgcataccctctatgcacgccactggctatagGTCTCATGCCTTCAAGGCTTCTTGGGttgaagagagctatgctcgatATATCTCAGTTCAATGtgataaaattatgaatgaggagatccgtggaaCAACCAGGATTATCGACACAGCTGAAAGAATCGTGAGACTAAATTGGCACAGAAAAACCGATCGACTTCGGAACTCgtaacaaaagacctatgttataatatgtccagcagtgaacatcgattggttgacatgatgtaGATTATTTTAGGTAAATCTGCAAAATATGAGATGTTCTGAGGTATGCCGCTCTAGAGCATCGTGGCGGGTCTAATCTACATTATATTCATCGCCAAACAATttcgttaaataaatataatcgtGTCTAATTCAAAAATCACGCACGGACTAAAAAAAACCTCCATAACAACCTATAATTGCTATGGTAAAAGTAACAATCAAAAATTAGATAtgcatgaaaaatatttttaaagatacgGCAGTGCATGACAAGTGTACAGTATTTCAGTCATTAGCGCTACAATGGAAATTAGTGTTACAATAGACTAAAGAATAACTTATTTGTGAAACTAGCCTGATACAGGATGTTGAACTCACTCATTTATTAAAGCTTTTACAGTATCTTGGTCTGCGAAGTCGACGTCCCGAGCTTCGCCATTGTAGACTCTTTGCAAATACGAACGGTATTCTTGACGTAGTTTTGAATCGTCGTCCACAAAAACTGCATCGGCGAACATCGTCTTGCTCGATGTTTCGTTGTCATTTAAGGTCTTCAGAAGGCCTCCGAAAAGTTCGTGGTTCGCTCGATTAATTTTTACATCTATGTAACAAATCAAACAATAGATAGGtctttaatataacaataaatagtaAATGGAATTGCGCTTCAGCGGAAGTGTGCTATACTTTACGACAACTTGTGGTATCGTCTAGAGCCTAAAACGATTTACCCATCGATCAAGTAATACTAGATACAGGCTACACAATCACTCACAAATTCATATCCGAAATGCTTCTGCATacacagataaataataataataatcataaatgcttttaattcaggccaaatacccatatgacaaaaattacaaaaattaaaacaaaaatacaaaaaatactgtgaaaataataaaaacaatagtaaaatttaagataaacatccaactacaattacaaatttcaaaaactaaaataaaataaaataatgaaaactatgaaaaaataaataaaaataaagatgacATTGACACTTAAACCATTtcacaaaacaaaacatatttctTAAGTCTAAAGACTCATGTTCTGATACAACTGAACGCATTAAGATGCATTACAAAGCTTGTCACTGGACTGAACTTTCATTGATTCGTACATAATTTTTGGACGATGTAAATCTATCTTTTTTACCACACCAACCCGTTTATTAGAAATACCTTTCTCCAGAGGTTGTCTGGGaacgataagaccgcctttgcaagCCTTAAAAGTTTCAAGTTACTGTGCGATTCTATTTTGTTGTCCTATGcattaaataattcaaacaaacatgtttaaaaaactagaaaaaaacAGTGTACCTACCTTCTTTCTTTGCCAATATTAGTTGTTTGTTGCTGTTTTACAAcaggaaaacaataaaaaaggtaCTTTGTGGTCAATACGTGGTCAGTATAACCACCTaccataaaatagaatatagcataagtataatttatttaaaatttaccttTTAATGTATTCTATTCTTTGTCACCAGTATtgcgatgttaataaaataatattatatatcttacACATAGGGGAAAAAGTAGCTATTTAGTACATTACTAGTTTACGTGAGTAGGTAACTAAATAGTATAAGAACGCCTTATAAAAACGTTGGTTGAAGGGGTAAGAAGCGTGTATATATGCCTGAGTATTATCCTTTATGTACTTAATAACATCGCATTACGTCTTTGTATTCAGTATTTGTATGTGGTGACATATATGACGTCGTTTGTAATGTCGAGTCTCACAGAGAATCACTACGCAGCTTACCTTGGGAAAACCCGAGGATATTCGCCAGTTCGTCGTAAGATTTACCGACACTTCCCAACAATGCCATTGAGAGTAAGCCTGGAAAAATGAGTCAGTTTATTTTacgttacaataattataattaaaatgttagaGGAATCAAAAACTGAGGGGGTTCTATTTTTGACtgtatctatgtatttttttatgtttgatcGATTTCTCGGGTATATTCTCGAGCAGGTTCCATTGTTACAAAGTCAGGATCTAATCCCCTAAATTTTCTTTTAGGAAGCTTTCAAATAGTGCGTGTGTGCTCCTCTCTTGTTTTATCTATAGGTAAATGATTCATATGTTGATGTCGAGTCGGGGTCATCATCAGTAAAACAAAGCTTGTTTTCTTGAAATCATTCATGATAGCAACATGAACAAAGAGAAAAATGTATGAGGTGGATTAGTTAAAAAGTCCGTGGGTAATATTATATCTACCTACTATATTAGCACTACATAACGTATTAACGTTTTTTTCCGAGGAGATGTTTGCGGTTTTAGGTATAATTAAACGTAGTCGtagtactattattattacgtggtagtaaataatattgtattatatggTTTGAGacattcaaatgttattgtctACGGAGGGATGTTATTATCAAAAGTCTGGAAGGAGGCTTCTGTCgcggctggttaccaccctaccgacgaataCGTGCCGGtaatcgatttagcgttccggtacgaagtcacatagaaaccgattaggagtatcggtttaatataactgccatcacccctaacagattagcccgtcactatcttagactgcatcaccacttaccagcaggtgagagtttagtcaacggctaacttgtagtggaataaaaaaaagggataGGTGTG
The genomic region above belongs to Pararge aegeria chromosome 11, ilParAegt1.1, whole genome shotgun sequence and contains:
- the LOC120627335 gene encoding plasminogen activator inhibitor 1-like, giving the protein MASKLYAGIAAYALSLLVISSLVQCDDPIGIPNAENIEKDGLANSVNSFGFNLVNKLLVDNNEKNIIISPTGIAGLLSMALLGSVGKSYDELANILGFSQDVKINRANHELFGGLLKTLNDNETSSKTMFADAVFVDDDSKLRQEYRSYLQRVYNGEARDVDFADQDTVKALINEWASNQTNGKIADFLKESLPGNTKAVLLSAMYFSGQWEHPFVPEYTMKLPFKKPKEEITADLMLNYGKFNYIYSVEDELQMIALPYNDSSTVMYVIKPRKPDNLSLVELLKRLNYTTIDNVISRLTSQVCIIRLPKMDLQYNENLVDAFKSLGIQSIFVPEQANFALMIENKMVNKTEDELITRINNDETLESKNLREIIDALPNPGVHVDKIIHDVKITINEYGTEAAAATGAFLARTAEQFYADSPFYLFIRNEKTKLVTFSAAIFDPLS